The Erythrobacter aurantius genome includes a window with the following:
- a CDS encoding DUF6511 domain-containing protein: MINTSRNEQAAMVKGGQAGGRYLEQIGKTDLVALTDAEWSAFVEHLITGYCDHLRELAADLSECPF, from the coding sequence ATGATCAACACCAGCCGCAATGAACAGGCCGCCATGGTCAAAGGCGGCCAGGCCGGTGGCCGCTATCTCGAACAGATCGGCAAGACCGACCTTGTGGCACTGACTGACGCCGAGTGGTCCGCCTTCGTCGAGCATCTCATCACCGGTTACTGCGACCACCTTCGCGAGCTTGCTGCCGACCTGTCGGAGTGCCCCTTCTGA
- a CDS encoding DEAD/DEAH box helicase, giving the protein MLKLRPYQQSAIAAIYSYFEDKNGNPLVVIPTAGGKSLVMASFIDGVLKAWPDQRILVVTHVRELIAQNHAEMLGLWPQAPAGIYSAGLGRRDAEARILFAGIQSIHRRPAEIGHCDLILIDEAHLIPGKASTMYRKFLDAMKRINPKLKVIGLTATPYRLDSGMLHEGENALFTDIAYEVSVRDLIIAGYLSPLMSKQPQTKLDVTGVGTRGGEFIARDLEKAVDQDAITKAAVGEIIAHGKDRKSWLAFCSGVSHASHVAEEFRRRGISCSTIFGDTPKDERDRIIAEFKAGKIRALASMGVLTTGFNAPAVDLIAMLRPTKSAGLYVQMAGRGTRLAQGKDNCLVLDFAGNVKRHGPIDLVKPKRPGSGDGDAPVKVCPECESIVAAAALECPDCGYVFPARRVKLAPTASTLAVLSSGMPKRPEWLQVSNISYQRHEKPGGRPSLKVTYQCGLGWHHEWICLEHTGYPRTKAEAWWRERAPGIPVPRSVYEALQLVHRLRRPSHIAVRPSGNYTEINRARFDTCHTPTPGSARSAIANPAASAGSSRTTGSPIPAGTKAASIFAAAIARNSVTGGKA; this is encoded by the coding sequence ATGCTTAAGCTCCGCCCCTACCAGCAGTCGGCGATCGCCGCGATCTACAGCTACTTCGAAGACAAGAACGGCAACCCCTTGGTGGTCATCCCGACCGCTGGCGGCAAAAGTCTGGTCATGGCCTCGTTCATCGACGGGGTGCTCAAGGCGTGGCCCGACCAGCGTATTCTGGTCGTGACCCATGTCCGCGAGCTTATCGCCCAGAACCATGCCGAGATGCTGGGCCTGTGGCCGCAAGCCCCTGCCGGTATCTACTCGGCCGGCCTTGGGCGCCGTGATGCCGAAGCGCGCATCCTGTTTGCAGGCATCCAGTCGATCCACCGCCGCCCTGCGGAAATCGGCCACTGCGATCTCATCCTGATCGACGAAGCCCATCTCATCCCGGGCAAAGCCAGCACGATGTACCGCAAGTTCCTTGATGCGATGAAGCGCATCAACCCGAAGCTGAAGGTGATCGGGCTGACGGCTACGCCATATCGCCTGGACTCCGGTATGCTCCACGAAGGCGAAAATGCACTGTTCACCGACATCGCTTACGAGGTGTCGGTCCGCGACCTGATCATTGCTGGCTACCTCAGTCCGCTGATGTCCAAGCAACCGCAGACCAAGCTGGATGTGACTGGCGTCGGTACGCGCGGGGGCGAGTTCATCGCCCGTGATCTCGAGAAGGCGGTCGACCAGGACGCAATCACCAAGGCCGCAGTGGGAGAGATCATCGCCCACGGTAAGGACCGGAAGTCGTGGCTGGCCTTCTGCTCCGGTGTCAGCCACGCCTCCCACGTTGCCGAGGAGTTCCGCCGGCGCGGGATCAGTTGCTCCACGATCTTCGGCGATACCCCCAAGGACGAGCGCGACCGCATCATTGCGGAGTTCAAGGCCGGCAAGATCCGCGCGTTGGCATCGATGGGGGTGCTGACCACCGGCTTCAACGCCCCGGCCGTGGACCTGATCGCCATGCTGCGCCCGACCAAGTCGGCCGGGCTTTACGTTCAGATGGCTGGGCGCGGCACACGGCTGGCGCAAGGCAAAGACAACTGCCTAGTCCTAGACTTCGCCGGAAACGTGAAACGTCACGGTCCGATCGATCTCGTGAAGCCGAAGCGGCCGGGTTCAGGCGATGGTGATGCGCCGGTCAAGGTCTGCCCCGAGTGCGAGAGCATCGTTGCTGCCGCAGCTTTGGAATGTCCGGATTGCGGATACGTTTTCCCGGCCCGCAGGGTGAAACTGGCACCAACGGCATCGACACTTGCCGTGCTGTCGTCAGGCATGCCCAAGCGTCCGGAATGGCTGCAGGTCTCCAACATCTCCTACCAGCGTCATGAAAAGCCGGGTGGCCGCCCTTCGCTCAAGGTCACCTATCAGTGCGGCCTTGGCTGGCACCACGAGTGGATCTGTCTCGAGCACACCGGCTACCCCCGCACCAAGGCCGAGGCATGGTGGCGTGAACGGGCGCCGGGCATTCCTGTACCGCGCTCGGTCTATGAGGCTCTGCAGCTGGTCCACCGCCTGCGCCGCCCCAGCCACATCGCTGTGCGCCCGTCGGGCAACTACACCGAAATCAACAGGGCAAGGTTCGACACATGCCATACGCCAACCCCGGGCTCTGCTCGGTCTGCCATCGCGAACCCCGCGGCTTCGGCTGGTTCGTCCCGCACTACCGGGTCTCCGATCCCCGCCGGGACGAAAGCCGCAAGTATCTTTGCAGCCGCGATTGCCAGGAACTCTGTCACCGGAGGCAAGGCATGA
- a CDS encoding PDDEXK family nuclease, with the protein MAELPAPPTPTLTAIYNAYEARQGDGFREHLGASLIGKPCGRALWFDFRWVTSSRFSGRMLRLFETGQREEDRIVANLRSTGATVLEVDPETGRQFRVEAHGGHFGGSLDGVALGLLEAPKTWHVVEFKTHSIKSFADLVAKGVVKSKPQHAAQMQIYMHLTGLTRAMYVAVCKDTDALHIERIEADPEAAARLLDKAKRTIDAQHPPARISEDPTWFECRMCSHHAACHTGEAAAVNCRTCLHSTPVEGGWHCARHDRRLGAQDQRRACARHLFIPDLVPGTVTDAGEDFVAYRMADGSDWLNDARQKEAANA; encoded by the coding sequence ATGGCTGAGCTTCCCGCCCCGCCGACGCCGACCCTTACGGCGATCTACAACGCCTACGAGGCACGCCAGGGTGACGGCTTCCGCGAGCACCTTGGTGCATCTCTGATCGGCAAGCCCTGCGGCCGCGCGCTGTGGTTCGATTTCCGCTGGGTCACGTCTTCGCGCTTTTCGGGCCGCATGCTTCGCCTGTTCGAGACCGGGCAGCGCGAGGAAGACCGGATCGTCGCCAACCTGCGCTCGACCGGCGCCACCGTACTGGAGGTCGATCCCGAGACTGGCCGCCAGTTCCGCGTCGAAGCCCATGGCGGTCATTTTGGCGGCTCGCTTGATGGCGTCGCCCTTGGCCTGCTGGAGGCACCGAAGACCTGGCACGTCGTCGAGTTCAAGACCCATTCGATCAAGAGTTTCGCGGATCTCGTTGCCAAGGGCGTCGTGAAATCGAAGCCCCAGCACGCGGCCCAGATGCAGATCTACATGCACCTCACCGGGCTGACCCGGGCCATGTACGTCGCGGTCTGCAAAGACACCGACGCTTTGCACATCGAGCGGATCGAAGCCGATCCTGAGGCTGCTGCCCGGCTGCTCGACAAGGCCAAACGCACCATTGATGCCCAGCATCCGCCGGCTCGGATCAGCGAAGATCCGACCTGGTTCGAGTGCCGCATGTGTTCGCACCATGCTGCCTGCCACACCGGCGAAGCGGCTGCGGTGAACTGCCGGACCTGTCTGCATTCCACGCCCGTCGAGGGCGGTTGGCACTGCGCCCGTCATGACCGCAGGCTTGGTGCCCAGGACCAGCGCCGCGCCTGCGCCCGCCATCTCTTCATCCCTGATCTCGTCCCCGGAACCGTCACCGACGCCGGCGAGGATTTCGTCGCCTACCGCATGGCCGACGGCTCCGACTGGCTGAACGACGCGCGCCAGAAGGAGGCCGCAAATGCTTAA